DNA sequence from the Pseudoglutamicibacter cumminsii genome:
CGGAGCACGGTGATGAAATCCTTTCAGCGGTCCGCCCTGCTCACACGGTTCGTGCCTGACTCTTCCGAGTAGCACTCCCCGGGGCGGGCCGGTTGTTTACAGCGAAACTTAAACGACAGTTATGAACTGCCTACGACGGCAATGGGGTAACTGTTCAGTTGACTATGAGCCAGTCTAATGGCTAATCAGCGCGAGGCGGCATCGGCGTTAGCCCCAACCGCAGGACGAAGATCTACTTCCGCCGGCTTCCACGTGTTCGGATCGGCACTGACCTGCTCACCCGAGCGGATGTCCTTGACCTCGTGAACGCGGTGTCCCGCATCGTCATGGGACATGAACCAGACGTACGGGATCCCGCGGCGATCAGCGTGGCGGATCTGCTTGCCGAACTTCTCCGGCTTGCCCATGATCTCCGTGGCCACGCCACGGGAACGCAACAGCTGAGCAACCTCGAGGGCTTCAGCGAAGTCATCCTCGCCAGGAAGGGCCATGAGTACCGCGGTCGGAACAGCACGGCTGGCCACGAGTTGCTCGGTCGAAAGCAACCGGGAAACCAACCGGGACACGCCAATCGAAAGGCCGACGCCCGGATAGTTCTTCTTACCCTTGGTTGCGAGGGACTCGTAGCGGCCACCCGAGCAGATTGAACCCAGGGATTCGTGACCGATCAACGTGGTCTCGTACACCGTGCCGGTGTAGTAGTCGAGGCCGCGCGCAATCGAAAGATCAGCGACGATGCGGCCCGGCTTGATCTTTGCCGCCACCTCGATGAGCGACTTGAGTTCCGCAAGGCCCTCGCTCAGCAGCTCGTGTTCAACGCCGAGCGCCTCAACTTGGTCGGCGAACGAGGCATCAGCGGCCTTGATCTCAGCGAGCTTCAACGCCTTCGTCGCCTGCTCGTCGTTCAGGCCAAGTCCAACTAGTGCCTCGTGAACCTCCTGCGCGCCGATCTTCTCGAGCTTATCGATCTCGCGCAGAACGGCCGCCGGATCCTCAACCCCGATGCCGCGGTAGAAACCCTCGGACAACTTACGGTTGTTGACGCGCACCTCGAAGTCACCGAGCTCAAGACGCTCGAGCGCATCGGCCATAACCAATGCCAACTCGAGGTCATACGTCAACGGAAGCTCGCCGTCGCCCACCACATCGACATCCGCCTGCGTAAACTCGCGGAAGCGACCATCCTGTGGGCGTTCACCACGCCACACCTTCTGGATCTGATAGCGGCGGAACGGGAACGTCAGGTAACCCGCATTATCCGTGACGTAGCGAGCGAACGGCACGGTCAAGTCAAAGTGCAACGCGAGAGCATTGGGATCGTTAGTACTTGCTCGCGCATCGTCGGCTAGGCGCGCAACGCCATAAACCTCTTTGTCGATCTCGCCCTTATTCAGCAACGTACCGACCGTCTCGACAGCGCGCGTCTCAATGTTGGAGAAGCCATGCAACTCGAACACCTCACGCAGCGTATCCAGAACATGGTTCTCCACGATCCGCTCCTGCGGAAGCCATTCAGGAAAACCAGTTAGGGATAACTTACGGGACATGACCGAGTGACTCCTCACATCAAGAGAACAAACAACAGCAGAACAAACGGATGTGCTCGTGCATCTAGGCAATCATCTATGCAATCCACGCAGGCTGCGAGTGCAAAGATATCGGCACAAGACGCTCCCCATTCTAGAGCTAGACAAGCAACGGTGACCGGTGCCGGAGCGTGTGTGGCGCAAAGCGTCACAATTCAGTACAAAAACGCATGTCACTCAGACGAAACACGGGTAGAATCTGGATCCGTACGTGTGTGCCTCGTCTCTGAACTCATGTTTGAGCCTGTGCATGGGCTTTTAGCTAGTGGTTCAGGCTTACATAACAGTTCAGTAGGCGTGGCAGTCTCAACCTTGAGCGAAAGTGATGACCGTTGACTGAACAGCAGCCTCACTCCCAGGACACTGCGGCCCAGGAGAACACCTCCCCGGAAACCGCGGAGAACACATCCACGCAGGATGCGCAGCCTGAAACGAATACCCCAACGCCAAGTGGCGCTCCAACCCCGGATGCCCCGAAGGCCCCAACGCCTTCCATGATGGCCGAGAAGGACACCGCAAAAGAGTCGGTGATCCCAGCCCCACAGGTTCCAACCACGAGCTTGGAAGAGGCGCGACAGTTCGCGCGAGTCACCGATGACGGCCACGTCTTCGTGATCGTGGACGGCAACGAACACCCAGTGGGCCAATACCCGGATGCAACCGGCGACGAAGCCCTCGCCTACTTCGTGCGTAAGTATGACGAGCTGCTTGGCGAGATCATGCTCCTTGAACAGCGTGTTGTTGCCAAGGCTCCAACTGCTGAGATGCCGAAGGCGCTCAACGCGATCGATGCGCGTGTCAAGGCACGCGACGTCGTCGGCGATATCGCGATGCTCGAGTCTCGCGTCGAAAACCTTCGCGTAGCCATCGATAACCTGCGCCAGCACGAACGCGCCAACGCAGAGCAACTGCGTGCCGAGGCTACAGAGGCACGCGAGAAGATCGTTGCGGCTGCGGAAGAACTCGCCGCCAAACCTGCCGAGCAGGTCCAGTGGAAGAGCGCATCGAAGCGCATGGCTGAGCTCTTCGATGAGTGGAAGTCTGCTCAGAAGAATGGCCACCGTTTGCCTCGCGCTACCGAGGATGAACTGTGGAAGCGCTTCCGTTCGGCACGCAACAAGTTCGATAAGAACCGCCGCACGTTCTTCTCTAAGCTCGACGACCGCAACGCCCAGGCCAAGCGCGTCAAGGAAGAGCTCATCAGCCGCGCAGAAAGCATGCAGAACTCGACAGACTGGGGTCCAACCTCGGCTGAGTACCGCAAGCTCATGGACGAGTGGAAGGCCGCACCGCGCGCATCCCGCAAGGACGACGACGCGCTGTGGGCTCGCTTCCGCGCCGCTCAGGACGTCTTCTTCAACGCCCGCAAGAAGGCTAACGACGAGATCGACGCTGAATACGCCGAGAACCTCAAGGTCAAGGAAGCCCTCCTTGAAGAGGCCCGCGCGATCCTTCCGGTCAAGGACCTCAAGCAGGCTCAACGCGCTCTCGGCTCGATCCGCGACCGCTGGGAAGCTGCCGGCAAGGTGCCTCGCGGTGACATGCACCGCATCGAGGCAGGTCTTCGCCAGGTAGAGGACGCTGTCCGCTCCGCTGAGCAGGACGAGTGGCGCCGCACCGACCCTGAGACCAAGGCTCGTTCCAACTCGATGCTTCAGCAGCTCGAAGACGCGATTGCTGATTTGGAAGCGGACCTCGAACGCGCACAGGCCAGTGGTGACCAGCGTAAGGTAGCTCAGGCGCAAGAAGCGCTCGATGCTCGCCGCGCATGGTTTGAAACCGTCAAG
Encoded proteins:
- a CDS encoding DUF349 domain-containing protein encodes the protein MTEQQPHSQDTAAQENTSPETAENTSTQDAQPETNTPTPSGAPTPDAPKAPTPSMMAEKDTAKESVIPAPQVPTTSLEEARQFARVTDDGHVFVIVDGNEHPVGQYPDATGDEALAYFVRKYDELLGEIMLLEQRVVAKAPTAEMPKALNAIDARVKARDVVGDIAMLESRVENLRVAIDNLRQHERANAEQLRAEATEAREKIVAAAEELAAKPAEQVQWKSASKRMAELFDEWKSAQKNGHRLPRATEDELWKRFRSARNKFDKNRRTFFSKLDDRNAQAKRVKEELISRAESMQNSTDWGPTSAEYRKLMDEWKAAPRASRKDDDALWARFRAAQDVFFNARKKANDEIDAEYAENLKVKEALLEEARAILPVKDLKQAQRALGSIRDRWEAAGKVPRGDMHRIEAGLRQVEDAVRSAEQDEWRRTDPETKARSNSMLQQLEDAIADLEADLERAQASGDQRKVAQAQEALDARRAWFETVKRSAAELG
- the hisS gene encoding histidine--tRNA ligase; amino-acid sequence: MSRKLSLTGFPEWLPQERIVENHVLDTLREVFELHGFSNIETRAVETVGTLLNKGEIDKEVYGVARLADDARASTNDPNALALHFDLTVPFARYVTDNAGYLTFPFRRYQIQKVWRGERPQDGRFREFTQADVDVVGDGELPLTYDLELALVMADALERLELGDFEVRVNNRKLSEGFYRGIGVEDPAAVLREIDKLEKIGAQEVHEALVGLGLNDEQATKALKLAEIKAADASFADQVEALGVEHELLSEGLAELKSLIEVAAKIKPGRIVADLSIARGLDYYTGTVYETTLIGHESLGSICSGGRYESLATKGKKNYPGVGLSIGVSRLVSRLLSTEQLVASRAVPTAVLMALPGEDDFAEALEVAQLLRSRGVATEIMGKPEKFGKQIRHADRRGIPYVWFMSHDDAGHRVHEVKDIRSGEQVSADPNTWKPAEVDLRPAVGANADAASR